From the genome of Triticum aestivum cultivar Chinese Spring chromosome 3B, IWGSC CS RefSeq v2.1, whole genome shotgun sequence, one region includes:
- the LOC123065903 gene encoding zinc finger protein ZAT11, translating into MTLTREEAHESKEMESLRVHADALLSLASPAASSTATAGSKPVTAATTTVAGRRALAAEGVFECKTCSKRFTSFQALGGHRTSHTRLQARMLLHDQTADQGAAERDRARVHECAVCGLEFSMGQALGGHMRRHRGEAPPGPSTSSAAVHGDASSGGTQQQEVMPDLNYPPMDDCGGDGQETSADRSSGHQLLDLLV; encoded by the coding sequence ATGACACTTACGAGGGAGGAGGCGCACGAGAGCAAGGAGATGGAGAGCCTGCGGGTGCACGCCGACGCGCTGCTCTCGCTGGCATCGCCCGCCGCGTCGTCCACGGCGACGGCGGGCAGCAAGCcggtgacggcggcgacgacgaccgTGGCGGGCAGGAGGGCGCTGGCGGCGGAGGGCGTGTTCGAGTGCAAGACGTGCAGCAAGCGGTTCACGTCGTTCCAGGCGCTGGGCGGGCACCGCACCAGCCACACGCGGCTGCAGGCGCGGATGCTACTGCACGATCAGACCGCGGACCAAGGCGCCGCCGAGAGGGACAGGGCGCGGGTGCACGAGTGCGCCGTCTGCGGGCTCGAGTTCTCCATGGGCCAGGCGCTCGGCGGCCACATGCGCCGGCACAGGGGCGAGGCGCCCCCGGGGCCGTCGACGTCGTCGGCTGCCGTGCACGGCGACGCCAGCTCCGGCGGGACGCAGCAGCAGGAGGTCATGCCGGACCTGAACTACCCGCCGATGGACGACTGCGGCGGCGATGGGCAAGAAACGTCGGCCGATCGCAGCTCCGGGCATCAGCTGCTTGATCTGCTTGTGTAG
- the LOC123071353 gene encoding protein SOSEKI 4, with protein sequence MAVVVAGGGAGGGGGRARGEQQPRTHWREQQGQRSPDMAAVPRPPRPRPGPARVAVVYYLSRNGQLEHPHFMEVALSSPDGLYLRDVIDRLDALRGKGMARMYSWASKRSYRNGFVWHDLADDDYVHPVGGREYVLKGTERLHPPAIHLPLLDAAAASSCSSGSQDTTTSSSSGWEHAQRKGVAGACGTGELGEYRVYKAEDRAAAAADAATQTEDGHRGRSRGHQRRAQEELSREETSPPTASTSPETLEALIKADGRVLATVPGGGSRARASSVLMQLISCGSVSVKGGLATPVMPRGVHYRPRPPRPPAHAAVAAAETAVYRQKVVEDKEYFSGSLVETQCSAADPCQDLAVLRRSSSYNADRAQKAEEAVDLHDRCIPRKPKSKKDGYQVISCTAHASGKRIGA encoded by the exons atggcggtggtggtggcggggggTGGCGCTGGCGGTGGGGGTGGCAGGGCGCGAGGGGAGCAGCAGCCGAGGACGCATTGGCGCGAGCAGCAGGGGCAGCGGAGCCCCGACATGGCGGCGGTGCCCAGGCCGCCGCGCCCAAGGCCGGGACCGGCCAGGGTCGCCGTCGTGTACTACCTGTCCAGGAACGGGCAGCTCGAGCACCCGCACTTCATGGAGGTCGCCCTCTCGTCCCCCGACGGCCTCTACCTCCGAG ATGTGATCGATCGGCTCGACGCACTGCGAGGCAAGGGGATGGCGCGCATGTACTCATGGGCCTCCAAGAG GAGCTACCGGAACGGGTTCGTGTGGCACGACCTGGCGGATGACGACTACGTGCACCCGGTGGGCGGGCGGGAGTACGTGCTCAAGGGCACCGAGCGGCTGCACCCGCCGGCGATCCACCTCCCGCTGCTCGACGCGGCCGCGGCGTCGTCCTGCTCCTCCGGCTCCCAGGACACGACCACGTCCTCCTCGTCAGGCTGGGAGCACGCCCAGAGGAAGGGCGTCGCCGGCGCGTGCGGCACAGGTGAGCTCGGCGAGTACAGGGTGTACAAGGCCGAGGACCGCGCCGCGGCGGCAGCGGACGCGGCGACGCAGACCGAGGACGGGCACCGTGGGCGGAGCCGCGGTCACCAGAGGCGCGCCCAGGAGGAGCTGAGCCGCGAGGAGACGTCGCCGCCGACGGCGTCCACGAGCCCCGAGACGCTCGAGGCGCTGATCAAGGCGGACGGCCGCGTCCTGGCGACCGTCCCCGGCGGCGGGAGCAGGGCCCGGGCGTCGTCCGTGCTGATGCAGCTCATCTCGTGCGGGTCCGTGTCGGTGAAGGGCGGGCTGGCCACACCGGTGATGCCGCGCGGGGTGCACTACCGCCCACGCCCGCCGCGCCCGCCGGCGCACGCGGCCGTCGCGGCAGCCGAGACGGCCGTCTACCGGCAGAAGGTGGTCGAGGACAAGGAGTACTTCAGCGGGAGCCTGGTGGAGACGCAGTGCTCGGCCGCCGACCCGTGCCAGGACCTGGCCGTCCTCCGGCGGTCGTCTTCCTACAACGCCGACAG GGCGCAGAAGGCGGAGGAGGCGGTGGACCTGCACGACCGGTGCATCCCGCGGAAACCCAAGAGCAAGAAGGACGGCTACCAGGTGATCTCCTGCACCGCGCACGCCAGCGGCAAGAGGATCGGGGCATGA